In Colletotrichum higginsianum IMI 349063 chromosome 1, whole genome shotgun sequence, one genomic interval encodes:
- a CDS encoding GTP-binding protein, which yields MASGSIFTFDTDPQRVSSPWLAPDDPGKKPRSDDGQVQPGHLSDYGVTKLEAEPQEGPTEYKLHLLLRPRRTYTSMTTITFSQTPRNPATRSSRIASAALSASSQSRQVRLQQLTTQLLWRLQQSCAYHALNPKDLIIPKLPDDADDLSQAMTPQKPLPGLEESRGALYEIGVADDGTLVGLTKDEMDESITTLRVMAATLGCRVEILRHVIVGECEWLETSELVDNEATQPVQVVRQGRLWVVEALVTPDYSTQRALPEPSEDGRRETKPSLRAKEPIVLPSRGRSTTDQLRITLTGPTTSGKSTLLGTLSTGTVDNGRGKSRISLFKHRHEVASGLTSSVAQEIIGYKNHDVFNYSRDHVESWIDIHDSAEDGRLVFVSDSAGHPRYRRTILRGLFGWAPQWTVLCIAADDADASSTKDGASSSANEVLGVAGAGVDLAKAHLELCLKLKTPLVVVITKMDLATKTSLQRTLGQLLTHIKEAGRVPRILQPALYGAQEWTSIHSADLDKVEPIMAEMDRDGDLLKTVPIILTSAVSGAGVGLAHALLENLPLPPAPTAQDYIGMALNPEQPSCLFHVDDTFSLPASYASLAENPNQNDMGTVVSGYLRFGQLSVGDTIVVGPFPSGDDDFKGMTPEDRASPGNYGLSISHPASAELAKIAIRNTVAASTIKGEWHKAKIVSIRNLRLPVNTLEAGQVGTIGIILDIPPEDSSEGALESSVASPRIRKGMVLAIPSKHMVDTGMSLQAASGLTVSFKDPNTASLTCGSLVNVYVGSVRAAAKVKGVTRLPTRDESRGPSADESEEIFDLTEHDEHASTFEPEFSGVQVTLELLTSREWVEMGSQILMLEGGRNDRSGLEGFIGTVVEIVD from the coding sequence ATGGCTTCCGGCTCCATATTCACTTTCGACACCGACCCCCAACGGGTCTCCTCTCCCTGGCTGGCCCCCGATGACCCAGGAAAAAAGCCTAGGTCCGACGATGGACAGGTCCAGCCCGGACACCTCTCGGACTATGGCGTGACCAAGTTGGAAGCCGAACCACAAGAGGGCCCTACAGAATACAAGCTCCATCTCCTGCTACGGCCACGGCGTACTTACACGTCCATGACCACCATCACCTTTTCTCAAACCCCTAGGAACCCGGCCACCCGCTCCTCTAGGATCGCTTCGGCGGCTCTATCGGCTTCGAGCCAGAGCCGACAAGTCCGCCTACAGCAATTGACGACCCAGTTGCTTTGGAGACTTCAGCAATCGTGCGCCTATCATGCTCTGAACCCCAAAGATCTCATTATCCCCAAGCTTCCCGATGATGCGGACGACTTGAGCCAGGCCATGACACCGCAGAAACCTCTTCCCGGTCTAGAGGAATCTCGCGGAGCTCTATACGAGATTGGCGTAGCCGACGACGGTACTCTCGTAGGGTTGACCAAGGACGAGATGGATGAGAGTATCACAACCCTCAGGGTTATGGCCGCTACCTTGGGCTGCCGGGTCGAGATTCTACGCCATGTCATAGTAGGCGAATGCGAATGGTTGGAGACGTCCGAGTTGGTCGACAACGAGGCGACCCAACCTGTCCAGGTTGTACGACAGGGAAGACTTTGGGTCGTAGAAGCATTGGTTACTCCCGACTACTCGACGCAGCGTGCTCTGCCAGAACCCTcggaagacggccgccgcgaaACTAAGCCATCTCTAAGGGCCAAGGAACCCATTGTGCTTCCAAGCAGAGGGCGTTCCACGACCGATCAGTTGAGAATAACTCTCACCGGACCAACAACATCGGGAAAATCCACTCTGCTGGGGACATTATCCACGGGGACTGTTGACAACGGACGCGGGAAAAGTCGTATCAGTCTATTCAAACATCGGCACGAGGTGGCTTCGGGGCTCACCAGCTCCGTAGCACAGGAAATTATTGGATACAAGAACCATGATGTCTTCAATTACTCGCGGGACCACGTTGAGTCGTGGATCGATATCCACGACAGTGCCGAGGATGGCCGCCTTGTCTTCGTCTCTGATTCGGCCGGCCATCCCCGCTATCGCCGAACCATCCTTCGTGGCCTTTTCGGCTGGGCCCCTCAATGGACGGTTCTTTGCATTGCCGCAGACGATGCAGACGCAAGCTCGACCAAAGACGGAGCTAGTTCCTCGGCCAACGAAGTCCTCGGAGTTGCGGGTGCTGGGGTTGATCTAGCAAAAGCACATCTGGAGTTGTGTCTGAAGCTGAAGACCCCTTTGGTTGTTGTTATCACCAAGATGGATCTGGCGACCAAAACAAGCCTGCAGCGGACTCTTGGCCAACTGTTAACACATATCAAGGAGGCGGGCCGGGTCCCCAGGATTCTTCAGCCAGCTTTGTATGGGGCCCAAGAATGGACCAGCATCCACTCAGCCGACCTCGATAAAGTTGAGCCCATCATGGCAGAGATGGACCGGGATGGAGACCTGCTCAAAACGGTTCCCATCATCCTTACCAGTGCTGTCAGTGGTGCCGGTGTTGGTCTGGCCCATGCCCTCTTGGAGAACCTACCCCTTCCACCGGCACCCACCGCACAAGACTACATTGGAATGGCACTCAACCCGGAACAGCCTTCGTGTCTCTTTCACGTTGATGACACCTTTAGTCTCCCGGCTTCCTACGCTTCCCTCGCTGAGAATCCAAACCAGAACGACATGGGAACCGTCGTGTCGGGTTACTTGCGGTTCGGCCAGCTCTCAGTTGGAGACACAATCGTCGTTGGACCTTTCCCCTCGGGTGATGACGATTTCAAAGGCATGACTCCGGAAGACCGGGCCTCTCCTGGAAATTACGGGCTGTCAATATCCCATCCCGCGTCGGCGGAGCTGGCCAAAATTGCGATACGCAACACAGTCGCAGCCTCAACCATCAAAGGAGAGTGGCACAAGGCGAAAATTGTCAGCATACGCAACCTGCGCTTACCCGTTAACACTCTCGAAGCGGGCCAAGTCGGCACCATCGGCATTATACTGGACATCCCTCCGGAAGATTCATCCGAAGGAGCTCTCGAGTCGTCGGTGGCTTCTCCTAGGATCCGAAAGGGTATGGTTCTGGCCATCCCATCCAAACATATGGTGGACACAGGCATGTCTCTTCAGGCAGCCAGTGGGTTAACCGTGTCTTTCAAAGACCCGAACACGGCGTCTCTAACGTGTGGTTCCCTTGTCAACGTCTACGTCGGAAGTGTTCGTGCAGCCGCTAAAGTCAAGGGGGTCACTAGGTTGCCTACCAGGGATGAATCGAGAGGCCCGAGTGCGGACGAGAGTGAAGAAATCTTCGATCTGACCGAGCACGATGAACACGCCTCCACTTTCGAGCCAGAGTTCTCCGGTGTCCAGGTAACGTTGGAGCTGTTGACTAGTAGGGAATGGGTGGAAATGGGGTCGCAAATCCTGATGCTCGAGGGTGGCCGCAATGATAGATCTGGCTTGGAGGGATTTATTGGCACTGTTGTAGAAATTGTTGATTGA
- a CDS encoding Duf786 family protein, with translation MPSERDYQISPIVQESVMHNTKVGWLLDSPHHLRRAQLSTNTLICAQTLSNLQSLTASLFGVAAGILGLESYSGFLFYFLFSFLTVGLFYVLRIAPESTSAGLPFLDTSRYFKGPLDVWTSGLFGGLPGFILTWTLFYGIVRA, from the coding sequence ATGCCGTCGGAACGCGACTACCAAATTTCCCCAATTGTGCAGGAATCTGTGATGCACAACACAAAGGTGGGATGGCTTCTTGACAGCCCTCACCATTTGCGACGGGCGCAACTTTCTACTAACACACTCATATGTGCGCAGACCCTCTCGAACCTGCAAAGTCTCACGGCCTCTCTCTTCGGTGTTGCGGCCGGCATCCTTGGTCTCGAATCCTACAGCGGTTTCCTGTTCTactttctcttctccttcttaACCGTTGGCTTGTTTTACGTTCTCCGAATCGCTCCGGAATCAACATCGGCAGGCTTGCCGTTTCTCGATACGAGCCGCTACTTCAAAGGGCCATTGGATGTCTGGACGAGTGGGTTGTTTGGTGGTCTGCCTGGCTTCATTCTTACCTGGACTTTATTTTACGGTATCGTGAGGGCATAA
- a CDS encoding Proliferating cell nuclear antigen has translation MEPVVFDQSPLAEYLRDEGEAEQAGWAHDDPTYDVSPPSSPEFAPTGRPMIRSRFRNNPLRVDIPTKAASNKSYRRSYSTAVASRIDRADNSKFLEQFRYTIIASQLLSGHSILSQHHASSRPAQAAIDGNPADKLLDSTGAAVVVLGALALAVSINWLAGTGSLNKRRAVVILLAVVVAAGIAHVFMRRQWLRYRRLQALSEVTAFVSNSQEFDSATGAAIALVQEVELVSRGYRLSAPLPPISRIEDRSQTRKCVRLRKALRACFADVIPAYDQTVSIVKAFSEQLDLEKYYDIYDISDFDMSDAKQGFQENEFEDNESLRTLKILAARFHTIRKMFLCALLALDASGDSSDLLKWTTTVEAVRTLNTATQKAFERLKKLLSDEESFPPPPTPKMPLTPGRERWRSQLRKLNSLSSGIRGLQAKLTLLREESDRSLNESDDISELGSSLMLQYESIGADLKILMQAWEEGKAALALGIDRNEKRLSSMSTLLSPTSSLSGLTTVDEGGAAEALKALNGESPSSFDFSSTGEPDTEEIFEAVAQPRPRSLLTRDERIIKMREEREKREIAKEKADANRGMMKELEMVINLRPRPRTGTNPSRIVSM, from the exons ATGGAGCCAGTCGTGTTTGACCAGTCGCCGCTCGCCGAGTACCTTCGTG ACGAAGGCGAAGCCGAGCAGGCGGGATGGGCGCACGACGATCCAACCTATGATGTGTCGCCTCCCTCGAGCCCCGAATTCGCGCCGACAGGTCGGCCGATGATCAGGTCTAGATTCCGCAACAACCCCCTCCGAGTCGACATACCCACGAAGGCGGCCTCCAACAAGTCGTACCGGCGAAGCTATTCT ACCGCGGTAGCGTCCAGGATTGACCGAGCCGACAACTCCAAGTTCCTCGAGCAATTTCGCTATACTATTATCGCATCCCAGCTGTTGAGTGGGCACTCCATATTATCCCAGCACCATGCATCATCCCGACCCGCCCAAGCTGCCATTGACGGCAATCCGGCCGACAAGCTGCTCGACTCGAccggcgccgctgtcgtcgtcttAGGGGCATTGGCTCTGGCCGTCTCGATCAACTGGCTTGCGGGAACAGGTTCATTGAACAAGAGACGCGCCGTTGTTATTTTGCTAGCAGTCGTGGTCGCTGCAGGGATTGCCCATGTGTTCATGCGAAGGCAATGGCTAAGGTACAGACGGCTGCAGGCCCTCTCAGAGGTCACTGCGTTTGTTTCAAACTCTCAGGAATTCGACAGCGCGACTGGCGCAGCAATTGCTCTGGTGCAGGAGGTGGAACTTGTTTCAAGAGGCTACCGTCT GAGTGCGCCTCTTCCGCCCATCAGCCGTATCGAGGATCGCTCACAGACACGCAAGTGCGTGCGCCTGCGCAAGGCTCTCAGAGCCTGCTTTGCAGATGTCATTCCCGCATACGATCAAACCGTCTCGATAGTGAAGGCATTCTCGGAACAACTTGACCTGGAGAAATACTACGATATCTACGATATCAGCGACTTCGACATGTCTGATGCCAAGCAGGGCTTCCAGGAGAATGAGTTCGAGGACAACGAATCGTTGCGAACGCTCAAGATACTTGCCGCACGGTTCCACACCATTCGCAAGATGTTTTTATGTGCGCTGCTAGCCCTGGATGCAAGTGGTGACAGCAGCGACCTTTTGAAATGGACAACAACGGTAGAGGCCGTTCGCACTTTAAACACGGCGACTCAAAAAGCGTTTGAGAGGTTGAAGAAACTCTTAAGCGACGAGGAGT CTttcccgccgccaccaactCCGAAGATGCCCCTGACGCCTGGtagagagagatggagatcGCAATTGCGGAAACTCAACTCCTTATCCAGCGGTATCCGCGGCTTGCAAGCCAAGTTGACGTTGCTGAGAGAAGAGTCTGACCGAAGCCTTAACGAGTCCGACGATATATCCGAACTTGGCTCGAGCCTGATGTTGCAATACGAATCTATCGGAGCAGACCTGAAAATTCTGATGCAAGCTTGGGAAGAAGGTAAAGCAGCGCTCGCCTTGGGTATCGACCGGAACGAGAAAAGGCTGTCTTCCATGAGCACACTGCTTTCCCCAACTAGTTCACTCAGCGGTCTCACTACAGTCGACGAGGGGGGAGCTGCCGAAGCACTCAAGGCGCTGAACGGAGAGTCCCCCTCCAGCTTCGATTTCAGTAGCACAGGGGAACCCGACACAGAAGAGATATTCGAGGCTGTCGCTCAACCTAGGCCTCGCAGCCTATTGACGAGAGACGAGCGCATAATCAAGATGAGAGAAGAGCGGGAAAAGCGAGAAATCGCCAAAGAAAAGGCCGACGCCAACAGAGGCATGATGAAGGAGCTCGAGATGGTCATCAACCTCCGACCCCGCCCGCGGACTGGGACGAATCCGTCACGCATCGTTTCGATGTGA
- a CDS encoding Proliferating cell nuclear antigen: MLEARLDQADILKKVVDAIKDLVQDCNFDCNDSGIMLQAMDNSHVALVSMALKTEAFSPYRCDRNIALGVNLGSLTKVLRAAQGDDVLTLKAEDAPDSLNILFESSENDRISEYDLKLMDIDQEHLGIPETDYAATITMPSSEFKRICMDLMAMSESVTIDASKDGVKFACNGDIGNGSVTLRSHTNVDKPELNVDIALSEPVSLTFSLKYLVNFCKAAAISKQVKICLSNEVPLLVEYTLVGQSYLRFYLAPKASLPETLVAESRLTRTSI, from the exons ATGTTGGAAGCTAGACTCGACCAGGCCGATATCCTGAAGAAG GTTGTCGATGCTATCAAGGACCTCGTCCAGGACTGCAATTTCGACTGCAATGACTCCGGCATTATGCTCCAGGCCATGGACAACTCGCATGTTGCCCTGGTGTCTATGGCTCTCAAGACCGAGGCCTTCTCCCCCTACCGCTGTGATCGCAACATAGCGCTTGGTGTCAACCTGGGGTCGCTGACCAAGGTTCTCCGCGCTGCTCAGGGTGACGACGTTCTGACGCTCAAGGCAGAGGACGCACCCGACAGCCTGAACATTCTCTTTGAGAGCTCCGAGAACGACCGCATCAGCGAGTACGACCTCAAGTTGATGGACATCGATCAGGAGCATCTGGGTATCCCCGAGACGGACTACGCTGCAACGATCACCATGCCTAGCAGCGAGTTCAAGCGTATCTGCATGGACCTGATGGCCATGAGCGAGTCAG TGACGATCGACGCAAGCAAGGACGGTGTCAAGTTCGCATGCAACGGCGATATCGGCAACGGATCCGTCACCCTTCGAAGCCACACCAACGTCGACAAGCCCGAGCTCAACGTCGACATTGCCCTGTCGGAGCCCGTGTCGCTGACCTTCTCCCTCAAGTACCTGGTCAACTTCtgcaaggccgccgccatttCCAAGCAGGTCAAGATCTGCCTGTCAAACGAGGTACCGCTGCTGGTCGAGTACACTCTGGTGGGCCAGAGCTACCTGCGCTTCTACCTGGCGCCCAAGGCAAGTTTACCCGAGACGCTTGTTGCAGAATCGCGACTAACGAGGACGTCTATTTAG